One Coriobacteriia bacterium DNA segment encodes these proteins:
- a CDS encoding CTP synthase produces MTKFVFVTGGVVSSLGKGITAASLGTLLKARGYKVTMQKMDPYLNVDPGTMSPFQHGEVFVTDDGLESDLDLGHYERFIDENLTHDSNVTQGSIYQSLIAKERRGDFLGGTVQVIPHVTNAIKDRIRSLADSTQADIVITEIGGTVGDIESQPFIEAVRQWRGEQGAKNVCFVHVTLVPYIAAAHELKTKPTQHSVKELQSLGIQPDFLVLRSDHEISSKLREKIAMFCDVEFDHVFACEDAPSIYEIPRSLFDQGFDVEVLDRLGLKQCNADMSSWNEYLAKKDAAHGECNIAIVGKYTDLPDAYLSVIEALHHAGVALERDVQVHLIDGEELDESTVDDVLGDMDGILVPGGFGVRAFEGKIAAAHYARTHQIPYLGICLGLQAAVCEFARNVANMPKASSAEFDAELAYPVIDLMPDQANVDAKGGTQRLGSYPCKVEPGTLAARVYGEELISERHRHRYEVNNDYRQQLIDAGLVVSGTSPDERLVEIIELPDHPYFIASQGHPEFKSRPTRPHPLFLGLVRAAIAQADAHAAASNA; encoded by the coding sequence ATGACCAAGTTCGTCTTTGTGACCGGCGGTGTTGTCTCGTCACTCGGAAAGGGCATTACCGCTGCCTCGCTTGGCACGCTGCTCAAGGCCCGTGGCTACAAAGTCACCATGCAGAAGATGGATCCGTACCTCAATGTCGATCCCGGCACGATGAGCCCCTTCCAGCATGGAGAGGTCTTCGTCACCGACGATGGCCTCGAAAGTGATCTGGACCTTGGCCATTACGAGCGCTTCATCGACGAGAACCTCACGCACGACTCAAACGTTACGCAGGGTTCCATCTACCAGAGCCTTATCGCCAAGGAGCGCAGGGGCGACTTCCTCGGCGGTACCGTGCAAGTCATCCCGCATGTCACCAATGCCATCAAAGACCGTATCCGCAGCCTGGCAGACAGCACGCAGGCAGACATCGTCATCACCGAGATCGGCGGCACGGTTGGCGATATCGAGTCCCAACCCTTCATCGAGGCCGTGCGTCAGTGGCGTGGCGAGCAAGGTGCCAAGAACGTGTGCTTCGTCCACGTGACCCTCGTTCCCTATATTGCTGCCGCGCACGAGCTCAAGACCAAGCCCACCCAGCACTCGGTCAAAGAGCTTCAGTCGCTCGGCATCCAGCCGGATTTCCTCGTGCTCAGAAGCGATCACGAGATCAGCTCCAAGCTGCGCGAGAAGATCGCGATGTTCTGCGATGTCGAGTTCGACCATGTCTTCGCGTGCGAGGACGCCCCGAGCATCTACGAGATTCCACGTTCGCTCTTTGACCAGGGCTTTGACGTCGAAGTGCTCGATCGCCTCGGGCTCAAGCAATGCAATGCTGACATGAGCAGTTGGAACGAATATCTTGCCAAGAAAGACGCCGCGCACGGGGAGTGCAACATCGCGATCGTCGGCAAGTACACCGATCTTCCCGATGCCTACCTCTCCGTCATCGAGGCCCTGCATCATGCCGGTGTCGCGCTCGAGCGCGATGTGCAGGTGCACCTTATAGACGGCGAGGAGCTTGACGAGTCAACGGTCGATGACGTTCTCGGCGATATGGATGGCATTCTCGTTCCCGGTGGCTTTGGCGTGCGCGCCTTCGAGGGCAAGATCGCCGCCGCACACTACGCCCGTACACATCAGATTCCCTACCTGGGCATTTGCCTTGGCTTGCAGGCTGCCGTGTGCGAGTTTGCGCGTAATGTGGCCAACATGCCCAAGGCGTCTTCGGCCGAGTTCGACGCGGAGCTCGCGTATCCCGTCATCGACCTCATGCCCGACCAGGCAAACGTCGATGCCAAGGGCGGCACGCAGCGCCTCGGCTCGTATCCCTGCAAGGTAGAGCCCGGCACCCTTGCCGCGCGCGTGTATGGCGAGGAGCTCATCAGCGAACGCCACCGTCACCGCTACGAGGTGAACAACGATTATCGCCAGCAGCTCATCGATGCAGGTCTGGTGGTGAGCGGCACCTCTCCGGACGAGCGCCTGGTCGAGATCATCGAGCTTCCCGATCATCCCTACTTCATCGCGAGTCAGGGGCACCCCGAGTTCAAGTCGCGCCCCACCCGTCCGCATCCGCTCTTCCTCGGGCTCGTCCGCGCTGCAATCGCGCAGGCCGATGCCCACGCAGCAGCTTCCAACGCGTAA